One Thermococcus sp. Bubb.Bath DNA window includes the following coding sequences:
- a CDS encoding 50S ribosomal protein L34e, translated as MKPMYRSRSWRRKYVRTPGGRTVIHFERKKPKIAHCAMCGRPLNGVPRGRPSELRKLPKTKKRPERPY; from the coding sequence ATGAAGCCAATGTACAGGTCAAGGTCATGGAGAAGGAAGTACGTCAGGACTCCGGGCGGAAGGACGGTCATACACTTTGAGAGGAAGAAGCCAAAGATTGCCCACTGTGCCATGTGCGGCAGGCCGCTCAATGGTGTCCCGCGCGGCAGGCCGAGCGAGCTCAGAAAGCTCCCGAAGACCAAGAAGAGACCTGAGAGGCCCTAT
- a CDS encoding EMC3/TMCO1 family protein, protein DEKKLKKLQQEQMELMKLQSEVMKDTMFKVTLLTMPIFWIFFTWLRRWYFEVGIAKAPFDFFLFDWFHGLYHSGLPPSELGYIGWYIMTSMITGYILRKLLDMG, encoded by the coding sequence TGGATGAGAAGAAGCTCAAGAAGCTCCAGCAGGAGCAGATGGAGCTCATGAAGCTCCAAAGTGAGGTCATGAAGGACACAATGTTCAAGGTCACCCTGCTGACGATGCCTATATTCTGGATATTCTTCACTTGGCTTAGGAGATGGTACTTTGAGGTAGGCATAGCAAAGGCTCCCTTTGACTTTTTCCTCTTCGACTGGTTCCATGGCCTGTATCACTCTGGCCTTCCTCCCAGTGAGCTGGGATACATAGGTTGGTATATCATGACCTCCATGATAACGGGTTACATCCTTAGGAAGCTCCTTGATATGGGTTAA